The Hydrogenothermus marinus DNA segment CATATAGACCTAATTTTTTTATGAAGGATATTTTTTCTAAAATATAATTTATATTTCTATCTCTAAATTGATCTATCCTAAGTTCTATTATATTTGCTCCTTTTTCCTTAGCTTTATTTACTGTTTCTTCAAAATCTTTATCATTTACAGGTATAGCAATAAGTGGTTTTTCACCAAGTTTTAACAAGTTTAAAAACCTCCATATTTGGAAAATAATTAAAATTATAATATAATAACAAACCTATTTAAAATTTGGAGGATAAGCATATGAAACTACCAGCAAAGCTGGTGGAAAGAGTATCAGATAATATTATAGATGAATTGATAGAAAATCATATAATAGAGCCAGAAAATCCTGAAGAGTTCAAAGGGAAAGTAAAAGAAATAATAGTTCATGCTATAGAAGAAGAGAAAGAGATAGAACAAGAAGCAGAAAGATTAGTAGAAGAAAATCTTCATATAGTCCAATCAGAAGAACTAAGATATTCTACTGCTGTTAAAAAGGTTAAAGAAAAGTTAGCAGAAGAAAGAAATATACATCTTGATCCTGAAGAAAGAATGAACCAGGTAGCCCACAGAATAAAAAAACTTATTGAGACAGATGATACTGTTGAAATTTTTGAACATCCAAATAAAATTAGAAAAAGAATATTTGAAAAATTAAAACAGCTTGTTAGAGAAGAAAGAGATATAGACAGAGAAGTAAGAAGAAGAATAAAATCTTACTCAAAGAAAATATTAGAAGGAACCCCTGAATGGAAAATTCTTTACAATAGAATTTACCAAGATGAATTAATAAAAAGGGGTCTTGCTTAGCTAATTACTCCAAAAAATCTTGTAAAAAAATTTTTTTTGCTTTATAATATTGTTCCTTATATGCGAGAGTGGCGGAACTGGCAGACGCGAGGGACTTAAAATCCCTTGGCCGCAAGGCCGTGGGGGTTCGATTCCCCCCTCTCGCACCACTTTAAATCTCACTTAAAAAGAGGTTCAATTATTGTTTTTAGATAGATTTAAAGATTTTAAAGCATACAAAACTGAAACAACTCCTACAAAAGTAAAGCTTTCATCAAATGAAAATCCTTATGAACTACCCGGTTGGTTAAAAGAAGAAATAGCAAATGAGATAAAAAAATTATCTTTTAATAGATATCCTGATCCAACATATAAACAATTAAAAGAGATAATAGCTAATCATTATAATATAAAGCCTGAGAATATAGTTTTAGGAAATGGTTCTGATGAGCTAATAGAAATTCTTATAAAATCAGTTGGTGATATAAAAAATCCTGTAATGTATCCAGTGCCTACATTTCCTATGTATAGAGTTTATTCAGATGTTTTAAATAGACCAAAAGCTGAATTTGAGCTTGATGCAAATTTTCAATTAAGAAAAGAAAGTGTAGATAAAGCTTTAGAACAAAAACCTGATGTTGCATTTTTTGCATCTCCAAATAATCCTACAGGAAATAGCTTTGATAAAGAATTAATAAAATATGTTGCTAAAAATAATGTTTTTACAGTAGTAGATGAAGCATATATTGATTTTTCTGATAAAGAAGATTTTCTAAAAGAAGCATTAAGTAAAGAAAATATTATAGTAATAAGAACTTTTTCTAAAATTGGACTTGCAGGAATTAGACTTGGAGTATTAATTGCAAATGAAGAGATAGCATCTATATTAGACAAAGTTAGATCTCCTTTTAATATTACATTACCTACAGAAGCAGTTGCAAAGGTTGTTTTAACAAAAGGAAAAGAAGTTATAAAAGAGCAAATTGAAAAAATAAAATCTGAAAGAGAAAGAGTTATTAAAGAAATATTAAAGCTAAACAATATAAAAGTTTATCCGTCTGATGCTAATTTCTTTTTAATAAAAGTAGCAGATGCTGACAAAATACATAAAAAGTTAATTGAAAAAGGTGTTCTTGTAAGAAATATGTCGTATCTTCCAAAATTAGAAGGTTGTCTTAGAGTTTCCATAGGAACTCCTGAAGAAAATAATTTCTTTTTAGAAGCCATAAAATCTATAATATGAGGAAATTTATATTTTTTGTTTTAGTTTTTATTTCACCTTTTTGGATTCTAGGTATATCTTCAAGGTTAGTATTTAATAACTGGTTTATTGATTTTGAATATTCAAGAAAAGATTTTCCAAAAGATAGATTTGGTCTTGATAATGAATATAGAAGAAAGCTTGCAAAATTAGGTTTAAAAGCTGTTCTTTCTAAAGAAGGATTGGAAGAGTTTAAAAAAGCAAAACTTCCAGATGGAAGAAAAGCATTTAGACAGAAAGAAATAAATCATATGAAAGATGTAAACAAGTTTTTATCTATACTTTTTCCTTTAAGTTATTTTCTTTTTATATTATGGCTATTAGGATTAATCTTTCTTAAAGATTTAAGAAAAAGCATGCTTTTATATTCAGGAATATTTTCTATTCTTTTTTTAATATCTATTGGACTACTTTCTTTTACAGATTATAATAAGGCCTTTGAGATATTTCATAATTTCTTCTTTGGTAAAACAAGTTGGAGATTTTCAAATACAGATACACTTCTTAGAATATATCCTATGAAATTTTGGTTTAATGGAACTGTTGCAATTGGTGTTATTTTCATTATAATATCTTCTTTAATTTTAGTTAGTGGTAATTTTATTAAGAAAAATGATTAAAATTAAAGAAATTATAAATGATGATATTAACAAGCTTTTTGAACTTGAAACAGATGATAACTTCACAATAGAATCTGTTTTTTATAGAGGAAATACTCTCTGTGTATCATCACAGGTAGGATGTCCTATTAAATGCTTGTTTTGTGCATCTGGAATGAAGGGATTAATAAGAAATTTAACTTTTGAAGAGATTATTCAGCAATATGAAAATGCAGAAAAAGAAAATATTACAAATATAACTTTTGCAGGGATTGGAGAACCTCTTTTAAACTGGGAAAATGTCCAAAAAGCCTTTTGGTATTTTAAAGAAAAAGGATTAAAAGTAAGTTTTTACACAACAGGATTTCCTTTAAAAAATTTTAAACAGCTTTTAAATTTACCTCATAATGGTGTAAGTTTATCATTACATGCAGTCTCTGAAGAAAATAGAAAAAAGCTTATACCAAAGAGTGCAAGTATAGATAAATTAATTTCTATTTTAAAAGAGCATACTGAAAAACTTTCAAACAGAAAGAGAAAACTTTATTCCTTAGCTTATTTATTAATTAAAGATATTAATGATTCAAAAGAAGAACTTGATAGATTAGCAGAGATAGCAAAAGAATTGAAATTTTCAATATCCTTATTAAAGTATAATGAGATAGAAGGAATACCATATAAAACAACAACTGATGAAGATTATGAAAAAACTTTTTTATATTTAAAAAATAAAGGACTAAAAATTACCCTTTCAAATAAATATAGAACAAGAAAGATAGGTGGCTGTGGAACATTAATGATTAACAGGTTAAAATCATAGTTTTTATTTAAATTTTCTATATCTTTATTTCGATAATAACTTAAATAGGTTCTTTTATTTTTTTATAGATATTCAAGGAGAGAGTACATGAAAGAATATGATATACAGGAAAAGCTTTTAAAGGCTTCAAAATATGCAATAGCCTTAATAAATGAAAAAGGTTATTATGTAGATCAAAATAAAATACATGAGAATCTTATAAAATATTCAATTGAAGAATTAAAAAATAAAACTCCTGAGGTATATTTAGGTAAGCAGTTTTATAAAATTATTGAGACTATAAAAAAAGATGGATTTTTTGCAGGAGAAGTAGAATGTACTACAAAAGAGAAAAAGAGACTTAAATGTTTTCTTATAGCATTTCCTATAAAAATAAATAATAAAACCTTTTATATTGGAATAAAAGATGAAATTTCAAATTTAAAGGAAGAACTTTTAGATATTATATTAAATAAGTCAAATATAGGTATTGCAATATATAGAGATAAAATTTTATATGTAAATTCTTATGTTGAAAAAATTACAGGATATACAGCTAATGAATTAAAAAATATGAAAGTTTTAGATTTAATAGATGACAAGTTCAAGGAAGAAATTAAAGAAAGAATTAAGAAAAGGTTAAAAGGAGAAAAGCTTACTTTTAGTGGTATTATAAAATTAAAAACTAAAGATGGAAAAGGAAAATGGATATATATAACTACAAATACTATACTATATGAAGGAAAATACGCAGGAATATCTACAGTTATTGATGTCACACAACAAAAACAATTAGAAGAAAAACTTTATCATATTCAAAATTATGATTCTATAACAGATTTACCTAATAAAAATCTTTTTTATGAAGAACTGAAAACATATATAAATGAAGCCAAAAGAGGAGAAAAAAAATTAGCAATTTTACTTTTAGATATATATAATTTTACAGAGATAAATGAAAGTTATGGTAGATATATTGGAGATAAATTATTAAAACAAATAGCAAAAAGGATTCAAGAAAGTTTATTTGATAGAGATTTAGTTGCAAGATATGGCTCTGATGAATTTATAATGGCTATTAAAGATATTAAAAATATTGAAAACTTATCTATTATTTTAAATAAATTGAAAAATTCATTATTAAAACCTTTTAATATTGAAGGATTAGAAATATATCCTAATTATAATATAGGTATAACTATATTCCCAACAGATGGTAAAACTCCTGATGACTTAATAAGACATGCAGAAATTGCTTTAAAACATGCAAAACAGAAAGGATTAAATGCTACATCTTTTTTCAATAAAAAGATAAATGAAAGTTTTAATAAAAAAGTAGAAATAATAACTCAATTAAAAAAAGCTATCCAGTTTAAAGAATTTGATGTTTATTTCCAGCCAAAAGTAGATCTTAAAACAGGTAAAATTATTGGAGCTGAAGCCCTTGCAAGATGGAAAATACCACCAACTGAGTTTATACCAATATTAGTTGAAGTAAATTTAATGTTTGATGCTGGCTGTGCTATAACAGAGAAAGCCCTTTCCTATACTTCACAACTTTTAAAAATAAATCCTGATTTAAAAATTGCTATAAATATGTCTTTTGAACAGTTAAAATACGATACTTATCCACAAAAATTATGGGATTTAGCTGCAAAATACAATGTCCCTGCTAAAAATATTATAATTGAAATTACAGAAACAGAAACTATGAAGAATCCTGATGAGAATCTAAGAAGATTAAATGCAATGAAAGAGATGGACTTTGATATATCCATAGATGATTTTGGAACAGGATATTCATCTTTAAAATATCTGAAATTAATTCCATGTAGTGAAATTAAAATAGATATGTCTTTTATAAGAGATATGCTTATAGATAAAAATGATGAAGAGCTTGTGAAAATTATAATAAATATAAGTAAAATTATGGGAGTAAAAACAGTAGCTGAAGGTATAGAAACAAAGGAACAGTTAGAAAAATTAAAGGAATTAGGTTGTAATTATGGGCAAGGATATTATTTTGCAAAACCTATGCCTTTTGAAGATTTTAAATCCTTTCTAAAACAAAGATAGATTCTATATGATGAGTTTGTGGAAACATATCTATCATTTTAACTTTTTTAAGTTTAAATTTATCAGCTAAAAGATTTATATCTCTTGAAGCGGTTGCAGGATTACAAGAAACATAAACTATTTTTTCTAATTTTTTTAAATTTAAAACTTTATTTATTAAATCTTTATACAATCCAGTTCTTGGAGGATCAAAAATAAGTATTTCTGGTTGATAACCTGAAATTATATCTAAAGCCTTACTTGCTGATGTTTCAAAAATTTTTGTGTTTTGAATGTTATTTATCTTTAAATTGTAATTTGCATCTTTAACAGCAGATT contains these protein-coding regions:
- a CDS encoding TIGR01906 family membrane protein, with amino-acid sequence MRKFIFFVLVFISPFWILGISSRLVFNNWFIDFEYSRKDFPKDRFGLDNEYRRKLAKLGLKAVLSKEGLEEFKKAKLPDGRKAFRQKEINHMKDVNKFLSILFPLSYFLFILWLLGLIFLKDLRKSMLLYSGIFSILFLISIGLLSFTDYNKAFEIFHNFFFGKTSWRFSNTDTLLRIYPMKFWFNGTVAIGVIFIIISSLILVSGNFIKKND
- a CDS encoding DUF507 family protein, which produces MKLPAKLVERVSDNIIDELIENHIIEPENPEEFKGKVKEIIVHAIEEEKEIEQEAERLVEENLHIVQSEELRYSTAVKKVKEKLAEERNIHLDPEERMNQVAHRIKKLIETDDTVEIFEHPNKIRKRIFEKLKQLVREERDIDREVRRRIKSYSKKILEGTPEWKILYNRIYQDELIKRGLA
- a CDS encoding sensor domain-containing protein is translated as MKEYDIQEKLLKASKYAIALINEKGYYVDQNKIHENLIKYSIEELKNKTPEVYLGKQFYKIIETIKKDGFFAGEVECTTKEKKRLKCFLIAFPIKINNKTFYIGIKDEISNLKEELLDIILNKSNIGIAIYRDKILYVNSYVEKITGYTANELKNMKVLDLIDDKFKEEIKERIKKRLKGEKLTFSGIIKLKTKDGKGKWIYITTNTILYEGKYAGISTVIDVTQQKQLEEKLYHIQNYDSITDLPNKNLFYEELKTYINEAKRGEKKLAILLLDIYNFTEINESYGRYIGDKLLKQIAKRIQESLFDRDLVARYGSDEFIMAIKDIKNIENLSIILNKLKNSLLKPFNIEGLEIYPNYNIGITIFPTDGKTPDDLIRHAEIALKHAKQKGLNATSFFNKKINESFNKKVEIITQLKKAIQFKEFDVYFQPKVDLKTGKIIGAEALARWKIPPTEFIPILVEVNLMFDAGCAITEKALSYTSQLLKINPDLKIAINMSFEQLKYDTYPQKLWDLAAKYNVPAKNIIIEITETETMKNPDENLRRLNAMKEMDFDISIDDFGTGYSSLKYLKLIPCSEIKIDMSFIRDMLIDKNDEELVKIIINISKIMGVKTVAEGIETKEQLEKLKELGCNYGQGYYFAKPMPFEDFKSFLKQR
- a CDS encoding radical SAM protein, encoding MIKIKEIINDDINKLFELETDDNFTIESVFYRGNTLCVSSQVGCPIKCLFCASGMKGLIRNLTFEEIIQQYENAEKENITNITFAGIGEPLLNWENVQKAFWYFKEKGLKVSFYTTGFPLKNFKQLLNLPHNGVSLSLHAVSEENRKKLIPKSASIDKLISILKEHTEKLSNRKRKLYSLAYLLIKDINDSKEELDRLAEIAKELKFSISLLKYNEIEGIPYKTTTDEDYEKTFLYLKNKGLKITLSNKYRTRKIGGCGTLMINRLKS
- the hisC gene encoding histidinol-phosphate transaminase, with product MFLDRFKDFKAYKTETTPTKVKLSSNENPYELPGWLKEEIANEIKKLSFNRYPDPTYKQLKEIIANHYNIKPENIVLGNGSDELIEILIKSVGDIKNPVMYPVPTFPMYRVYSDVLNRPKAEFELDANFQLRKESVDKALEQKPDVAFFASPNNPTGNSFDKELIKYVAKNNVFTVVDEAYIDFSDKEDFLKEALSKENIIVIRTFSKIGLAGIRLGVLIANEEIASILDKVRSPFNITLPTEAVAKVVLTKGKEVIKEQIEKIKSERERVIKEILKLNNIKVYPSDANFFLIKVADADKIHKKLIEKGVLVRNMSYLPKLEGCLRVSIGTPEENNFFLEAIKSII